In Synergistales bacterium, the genomic stretch GGCGCTGTCGCCGGTCTCCACGATAAAGAGGCTTTTCCGGAACATGTCAACGCCTGGATTCTCGGGATACATGCCGGATACCACCGGGATGTCGAGACTCTTGGCGACAGCATCCCCCATGGCGCCGCAGGCCGTCCCGTAACGGCCGGCGTTGAAGGCAGGGCCGAGCACCACACCATCGGGCCGGTAGTCTTTGATCTTGTCCAGAATCCCGGCGGCCACAGTCTCGGCATCGGAAGCAAAATAGGAGTCGCCGCAGATCACCGTGGCCACAATCTCGGCTTCCCCGCCAAAGGCTTTCCGGAAGGCCGCTCCAGGTCCGACAACACCCTCCCTGATCTCCGGGGCGATATCGGCCTTCTCCTCACCGCCGATACCGGCGAAAAACTGATTGATGTAATGGACAATGCGATAGGACACAGATTTCCCTCCTTCCCCTACAGGGTGTAGGCGCCGTTGTTCGTGTAGCCCAGCTGGTTGGTGGCTCCGATGATGGTCTGGATCTCTACGGAGATGCTTCCGTCTTCGTGGAGTGATCCGTACCAACCGCCGTCGATGACGTCGGCCTCCTCCGGATAGCCCAGAACCTTGTCCATCACGGGAAGATCGACGGTCTCGTTGGCGTTCCCTACGCTCACCACGGCGTCACCCTCCTTGCAGGCGTCGGCGAGGCCCTGACTGGCGCCGTCGCGGCCGGCGTATTCGTCGGTGATCAATGTAGTCTTGATTCCGGAACGCTCGGCCTTCCAGCAGTTGGCCACCAGATCTGCATCGGGATTGCCGAAGCCCTCCTGGGAGATCAGCACTCCATCCACACCGAGGAGTCGGGCCAGCTTGACGGCATAGGAAGAACTCCGTTCCTTGTCTTCCAGGGTGACATTCTCGTTGGTGAGGATCACGCCGACGAAGTTGAAATCCTTGCCGTGGCGGGCGAACATGCCTTCGATCACCGGATTGTTGAGATGGGCGTAGGTATTGTTCTTGTCGCAGGCGGAGACACAGTTGCCCGAGACCACCGCACCGTCGAAGACCTCTGTGGGGCTGATCAGTGTGGGTAAGGTCTTCTTTGCGTCGTGGCCGTAGACATAGGTGTCATGGAGCAGTCCCTGGGACTGCAGCATGTACATATAGGCAACCCTGGGAAGCTCCGGGTAGCGGCTCATACCTTCGGAGAGAGGGGCAAACTCGTATTCCCCGATCGCATCGGCCGACACCGATACGGCGGACTTGGCGAGATAGGTGGAGGCCTTCAACCCCGCCATTCTGCATGCCTCTTCGTAGCTGTGCTTCTCCAGGTCGGGATCGGCGGGTTCCAGGATAACCGTCACGTTGCAGGTCCTGGAGTATGGCGTGTACTCCGCCCCGGGGCCGGACATGTCGATGATGCCCTCCTGGGTGGCCACAATCCTGCCGGTGGTCACCACTGCCGCCCCCGAAAGGACCAATGTCTTGCCCTCGCCGACGCTGTCCACATCGCCGATGAATCCCGGGAATACCTCACTGTCTCCCTCAAGCTTGCACCGCGGCTCCACAACATCCTTCACGGGAATGATTCTCGTGCTGTCGCCGGGATGCACGAGCTCGACATCCACGCCGCCGAGCCGCTCGTCCTCACTCAGATGATCGATGAGCTCCTGTCTGTTGATGGAGAGCACCCCATCGTTGATTTCCGTCTTCTCTCCCCAGGCCAGAGCATGGACCTTGATTGAATGGAGCTCCAGTTTCAAAGAAATCCCCCCTTGCACCAATCTTGTATTACCCCATCGTTTCGCACGAACGTGTCATCTTCTCTGTAGCGTTCTTCGTACGTACCACCCCTCCTTCCTTCACGACAGCAACCGATCCCGTTTCCTTTTGCAGTCTGCAGCTCCCTTACGACCCATCAAGGTCCAGCAACATGCTGTACTGCCTGAGTGTTTCCAGCAGCAACTGCTTGTCCAGATACCGGCAGTCCTCGTCGGCCTTGCGGCCGAAGGCGCCGGATCCGGGCAGTCTGTTGTCGTAGGCGCGGTAGACGGCAAGGGCCTCCTCAAGCAATCGCAGCGAGGGATAGTGCACCGGCATTGGCGTATCCGGTGCCGTGCCCCGCCGTTCCTGCAGAAGAAGGGATCGGTATCGTTGCTGGTCGGGTCTGAGGTTTCCGTAGAGGGGATGGTTGAGGAGCCGGGCTCCGCGGTGCACCCTGTCGCGGACCGCGACAAGCACATCCAGGGAGTTTCCGTCGATCAGTTCCAGGGATTTTACGGTCGGGCGAAAATCGGGATTGTTTGTGACGAGTGTGGTGCAGCTGCCCATTACAATGCCCCCCCAACGGTTCACGAGAAACAAGTTTTCTGTCTCTGTCGTCGAACCTCACGGGGAGGCCAGTAATTCCAGAGTTCCCTCCAGCCGCAATCCTGGTGCCTGAGAGTTTCCGCCTCTGTTCCGGCGTTGCCCCTTCGGCGCCCTGCAGGGTTTTCCGTCAGCAGGATCTCTCTTGCGACCTTCCTCGGGCGTATCTGTTCCTATCCTACCAATTTGTTCCCTTCCGCACAAGACCCAAGGTATCCAACGGGTATGTCAAAATACGACAGGAGGCCACCCCAGGGGCGGCCTCCTGTCGTGTTGCTGTCCTCGGGATGCTATTAAAATCCCACCACTTTATTGTAGAAGATAAACGCAATGGCTACGGGGGCGATGACCCGGCACACCCAGACCCAGGCACCAAGCAGAGCAAACTCAATCTTGCCATGGTTGGTGACCTCCTTGCGTGCCCCGTCAAGCCAGACCCAGCCCACAAAGAGGGAGATAAAGAGCCCTCCCAGGGGAAGCAGGAAATTCGCCGTCGTCTTGTCCATGAGGTCCAGGAAGGAGAGCCCCATGATCGTCGGGAAGTTGCCGCCCAGAGAGAGCGCCGAGGGGATCCCGATCAGGAAGATCACTGTTCCCAGAATCCAGGTCGCCTTGGGGCGGCTCCATCCGAGCTCGTCCCGGAAGTAGGCCACCACAACCTCCAGAAGCGAGATCGCCGAGGTCAAGCCGGCCATGAAGAGCAGCAGGAAGAAAAGCCCCGACCAGAACGATCCGCCGGGCATATGAGAGAAACAGGCGGGCAGGGAGATAAACGTCAGCCCCGGGCCCGAACTGGGGGGGATACCGAAGGCGAAGACAATGGGGAAGATCGCCAGCCCTGCCAGGAAGGCCACGCTCGTGTCGAGCACGGCCACCTGCGCGGCGGATACAGGCAGTTTCTCGTTCTTGCCGATGTAGCTGCCGTAGGTGATCATGCACCCCATCCCGAGAGACAGGGTAAAGAAGGCCTGTCCCAGTGCGGCGAAGAAAACGCTCGCATTGAGTTTGGAAAAGTCCGGCTGCAGGTAGAACGCGAGCCCCGCACCGCTGCCCTCCAGGGTAACCGCACGGATAATGAGTACGATGAGAATGACGAACAGACCGGGCATGAGCCATTTGCAGCAGCGTTCGATACCGCCGGCTACGCCCTTGGCGATCACCAGGATCGTGACGAGCATAAATGCGGCCTGGTAGGCGATGACCTGCACCGAATTGGAGACAAAACCCCCGAAGAGCTCGCCGGCCATATCTCCGGCGGCCTTGATCTCCGCGCCGCTCATCTGCTGCATCATGCTGCCGAAGGATTTGAAGATGTAGGGGGTGGTCCAGCCGCCGATGACACCGTAGAAAGAGAGGATCATGAATCCGGCGATGACCCCCATCCAGCCGACGATCGGCCATGCTCCGCCCTTCAGGACCTTGAAGGAGCCGACTGCGTTCCGCTGTGCCGCGCGTCCAATGGAAAACTCGGCGACCATCACGGAGACGCCTATGACAAAGATCACGATCAGATAGACAAGCAGGAAGGCCGCGCCTCCCATCTCGCCTGTGATGTAGGAAAAACGCCAGATATTCCCGAGTCCGACAGCCGAGCCCGCTGCCGCAAGGATCAGACCGAGTCGACCGCTCCACTGTTCTCGCTGTTCTCCGTTGCTCATAGTATCCCTCCTCTAAACATGCTTTTTCATCCCGCACAATGCGGCGACCACAAGGAACATCCTACCCCCCTTTCTCTATTCCCCCATACAACCGCAATAATACGGTTCTCTGCCTGATAACGCAACTATTGAGAGCATCTTTCTGCCGTTGCGGCGAAAGACGCCCCCAATGTGCGGCAGATTACCGCTTTCCCCAGGGGCATTTTGGAGTACAATACCACTCCGTAAGGAGGAATGCACGATGTGTCTCGCTGTGCCGCATACGATCATCGAAACCGATGGCGAGACCTCCGCCCTGGCCCGTGCGGGCAATGTGGAGGTCTCGATCCGGACAGATCTGCTGGAGGGGGTCGTCCCGGGCGACAAGGTGCTTGTCCACGCCGGATTCGCCATCGAAAAGCTCAGTCAGGAGGACGGCGAGGAGCGGGAGCGGCTCTGGGAAGAGCTCGCCGCCTTCGCCGAAGGGGAGCCCCCCGTTGCACATCAGTAACGCCGCCGCGCTCCTGGCACGTTCCGTAGACCGTCCGATGCGGTTTATGGAGGTCTGCGGCACCCACACCGTCTCCATCTTCCGCAATGGGGTCCGCAGTCTCCTCCCCACAGAGATCTCGCTGATCTCCGGTCCCGGCTGTCCGGTCTGCGTGACCTCTCAGGGTGAGATCAATGCCGCCGTAGAGCTGGCCAGG encodes the following:
- a CDS encoding glycine/sarcosine/betaine reductase component B subunit, encoding MKLELHSIKVHALAWGEKTEINDGVLSINRQELIDHLSEDERLGGVDVELVHPGDSTRIIPVKDVVEPRCKLEGDSEVFPGFIGDVDSVGEGKTLVLSGAAVVTTGRIVATQEGIIDMSGPGAEYTPYSRTCNVTVILEPADPDLEKHSYEEACRMAGLKASTYLAKSAVSVSADAIGEYEFAPLSEGMSRYPELPRVAYMYMLQSQGLLHDTYVYGHDAKKTLPTLISPTEVFDGAVVSGNCVSACDKNNTYAHLNNPVIEGMFARHGKDFNFVGVILTNENVTLEDKERSSSYAVKLARLLGVDGVLISQEGFGNPDADLVANCWKAERSGIKTTLITDEYAGRDGASQGLADACKEGDAVVSVGNANETVDLPVMDKVLGYPEEADVIDGGWYGSLHEDGSISVEIQTIIGATNQLGYTNNGAYTL
- a CDS encoding GrdX family protein produces the protein MGSCTTLVTNNPDFRPTVKSLELIDGNSLDVLVAVRDRVHRGARLLNHPLYGNLRPDQQRYRSLLLQERRGTAPDTPMPVHYPSLRLLEEALAVYRAYDNRLPGSGAFGRKADEDCRYLDKQLLLETLRQYSMLLDLDGS
- a CDS encoding sodium-dependent transporter, with amino-acid sequence MSNGEQREQWSGRLGLILAAAGSAVGLGNIWRFSYITGEMGGAAFLLVYLIVIFVIGVSVMVAEFSIGRAAQRNAVGSFKVLKGGAWPIVGWMGVIAGFMILSFYGVIGGWTTPYIFKSFGSMMQQMSGAEIKAAGDMAGELFGGFVSNSVQVIAYQAAFMLVTILVIAKGVAGGIERCCKWLMPGLFVILIVLIIRAVTLEGSGAGLAFYLQPDFSKLNASVFFAALGQAFFTLSLGMGCMITYGSYIGKNEKLPVSAAQVAVLDTSVAFLAGLAIFPIVFAFGIPPSSGPGLTFISLPACFSHMPGGSFWSGLFFLLLFMAGLTSAISLLEVVVAYFRDELGWSRPKATWILGTVIFLIGIPSALSLGGNFPTIMGLSFLDLMDKTTANFLLPLGGLFISLFVGWVWLDGARKEVTNHGKIEFALLGAWVWVCRVIAPVAIAFIFYNKVVGF
- a CDS encoding HypC/HybG/HupF family hydrogenase formation chaperone, translated to MCLAVPHTIIETDGETSALARAGNVEVSIRTDLLEGVVPGDKVLVHAGFAIEKLSQEDGEERERLWEELAAFAEGEPPVAHQ